A window of bacterium genomic DNA:
TTTTTCAGGCTATCAGGTGAAATATAATCGCCGAATTGTTTTTTAGCTTTGAGCAGACGTTGGCGCTGCTCTTTAAGAATATCAAAAAGTATCTCCGGTGCGCCAGCAACGTTTTCCTTATGAAACTTCTCTACCCGATCAAGTTTCGCTAAATTTTCTGGAACGCGAATCGTAAATTGGTCTATATAGTCTTGTTTTTTATAATCTTTCCCTAGGACTTCTTTAAAGAGAATCTT
This region includes:
- a CDS encoding phosphoenolpyruvate carboxykinase; translated protein: KILFKEVLGKDYKKQDYIDQFTIRVPENLAKLDRVEKFHKENVAGAPEILFDILKEQRQRLLKAKKQFGDYISPDSLKKS